AGCCGCAGCCATGGTGGAGAGAGCAGGCAAAGGAAGAAAGGAGGAGGTTATTACCAGAGAGTACACCATTAATCTTCATAAACGCTTGCATGGATGgtactctctttttctctctccctctatctttatctctctctctcccctgaCATGAAGTTACGGTTGATTGAATATGTAAATCTTAATTTTGTGGGTTTGGTTTAGTTTTTGCGCCTGTACCATGTGTAGCTTCATCCGCGATTCGTAAGTATAGAGCTTCGCTTGTCAGTATgcataatatataaacatatgaGGTGAATATAAAGGTCAAGGACCTTTATAAATTGACATTTGGGAAGATTATGCTGTTCATGATCTTAATTCTTTTGGTAGGATCTTATCTTTTGTTTAGAAATGTTTCATCTTCAGGGCTCGGAAGCTcagtttataattttagatacaATATTGTAATTTGCAATAGTTGAATTAGGTGTTTTGTGTTTCAATCAAATTCAAGGTAAATTTAAACAGTTAAAAAAAGACCTACTATGTGAAATAACAATGGTAACTATGTTTTTGAAATTTGTGTTTAACttgacattttttttattaaactctGCTCTCTATTTTTTTAGCTGAAGTAGATTTTTTAtgtcaaatttataaatttttaattcaatatttgaAATCTAAATTTCAAATCCAGATTTATGAATCCAGAAACAACCTTCAACAACTTGTTCATTTTAACAGTTTATTCTGAATGTTATCCCTTCTGCATTCTTTATCTTAATTAAATGTGAAGATGGGAAGATATAATCTGAAGATAATTGCTAACATCAATGTCGAAACATACTTCTCTTTATGCAACACCAATTGGGATTTAAGTTCATCAAGTTTGCATTGCATTCCTAACATAATTATTGTAGAACTGTAACTGATGCAATTGATTTCTTTAGAAGCTTTAAGGTTCTGAAGCTATCTGTCTctcattattttattgattgacTTGTTATGTTAAAGAACTTTTTTTTAGCTTCAATTTTTGCTGATCAGTGAGTTGCACAGCTGACTCTTAGCTACGTTTGAGTTTTTGTTGTTTGAAAttgttgactgattttgacttGGGAACTAACTTAAAACTTTTTTTGGGTTCTTGTAGCACTTTCAAGAAGAAGGCTCCAAAGGCTATAAAGGAAATCAGAAAGTTTGCTCAGAAAGCCATGGGAACAACTGATGTTAGAGTTGATGTCAAGCTAAACAAGCAAGTGTGGAGCCGTGGAATCAGGAGTGTGCCGAGAAGAGTTCGTGTTCGCATTGCAAGGAAGAGAAACGATGAAGAGGATGCAAAGGAGGAGTTTTACTCACTTGTCACTGTGGCTGAGATTCCTCCAGAGGGATTGAAGGGTTTGGGCACCAAGGTCATTGACGAAGAGGACTAAAGTAGCCTGTTTCCTTAGTTCTTAGTGAAGGAACTCCATTTTTGGTTGTCTTTAATTACTCCTGTGATTTTGGTTTTGTTTAGGATTGTCTTTGAAAATCTTTGGAAGAGAAAATTTCCTTTAGACTTGTGATTTTATGTCTTAATGTCTAATGATTTATTCAATGGGCTCTAGATTAGCAACTGTCTTTTGAGGAGTTATTTCTGCACTAGCTACGTGTCTAAGCATGGCAGAGGTCTGTTTCTGGATTGCAACCAGATCGACTGTACTTGAAATCATAGTTGGTTTGAACCTCCTCGATAGGAATTGGCTGGATTGAGTCCCGTTTCTACTTAAGGCTACATGAATCTAATTAAGAATGAATTGAAACCTGATTGATTATTAAGTTGAATCCATCCCCTTGAGCTGATGAATTCAGAACCGTCAGAATCTCCTTGAGCCAATGAATCGGAATTGGTCTGAATCAAACCATTGGCTTAGGGATAGGAATGGTTAAAAGTACTTCGAAAATCGCTCTCCTCAAAAGCTTTCAAAAgctgttaaaattaaaatacttcaaATTTGTTACTGGTTTGTATTTTCCTTTAGTTTGGAGCTCGTACTTTGAATATTGATCCACTGAAatacaaatttaattataattattatattaataatatttgaatttactTGAATATAGTTAAATAAGAATCtatataaatcaaaatttaattaataattcagttattaaaatttaatgatctaaaaatatttaaattttgttattaatatttaaagtttacaaataatatatatatatatatatatatgtatgtttatttatttaattattccaATATGAATgttattcattaaaataaaatttatttcaaatttcattATATATTATTCCAACTTGTTGCTTGGAAAGGCGGATCAATGGGCTAGAATGATCGTACCAGGCCCAAATCGTTGCCCCACTACTTCTCCTCTCAAGGCTTCCCCGCCAAGCTTTACGCTAAAgcttattgaaaattttgagaacccGCCAACGCCACAACCCAAACGGGAAGAGACGGAGAGAAGCAGATTTCACCTCTCTTCTGAGAAGTTGATTCCAGCAAACGCCTTTGGTTCAGGTAAATTTCCTAATCCTTCTTGTTTCCGCAGTTTTTGTTCGTTTCTCCTTAAAAAATGTATCTCCATTGCAAATGCTTAATATTACTCCTAATTTTCGATTTCCTAATTTCGTGTGTGTTTGTCATCTAATCATCATGATGATCATCTCAATTGGAACTTTTATTTGAAGTTTGAAATTAGGGTCGTTAAACTCTTCTTCTTCGAAAATGAGAAAATTTTAGTTTGCTTTTAGATCTTATTTTTCCTGTTTCTTATATTGCTAGTAATGGAGGTGGGCCTTCAATACTCTCCGAAACCTGGATGTCCAGCAGAGGATGATGATTTGAAGTATGTATCTAAGCTTAGTACTATACTGGTTGCAACAATTCAGGAAGCAAAGGACAGGATTTCCCAGATAGAGTATATATTTTGCAGTCAGCTCTACTCTAATTTTCAAATGAAATCTAAAAGCTTGCAGAAACTTTATTTGGAAGCTAAAAAAGAAGCGGAAGATTCATGGAAAGAGAAGGAGAAAAATCTTCAACTCCAGATTGAAAAACTTCTGCTTGAAAAGCAAGAATTGCTTGAGGAAAAGCTTGAGAAGGAAAAGTCTTTAGGGGAGTTGGACAACAAGATAAACTCTCTAGTTCTCAAAGAAACAAGTCTACAAGTTAGAGTTGATGAACTAGAACAGAAGGTTAGGGAGAAGTCCAAGGAAGTTGATGATGGAATGGAATTGCATAATAGATTACTTCAATTGGTCCAAACGAAATCATCTATGATATTGGAGAAGGAAAAGCAACTGAATGATTATGAAGAAAAGACTAATGGGTTGCTTGCCAAATTGAAGAGCTTAGAGAAAAAGGTTGAAGAGCTGGAAGGTGAGCTTAAACGGGAGACTTTAAAGGTAGCAGAAAAGAAAGAGATAGAGAAAGACTTGTTAAAAAGGATCAATTCCTTATTATCACATTTGTCAGATAGTGCTGAAAAATCGGAAAGGTTGGAGGAGGATGTTAGCAAACTGCAAAGGCAGCTACAGAAAAAGACAGAAGAAGTTGAAGAGGGAAGAGTGTCAAAAGCACAACTGCTTCAACAGATTGATATGGATAAGTTGGACATCTTGAAGCAAAAACAACAGTTAGAGAAGTCTGAGAATGACAAAAAACTGCTCCTGGAGACAGTAAATGCTTTAGAGGAGAAGATGAATGAGCTCAAGGAAAACCTTAGCAGCTGCAGCAAGGTTGCTGAGGAAAAGGATTCATATGAAAAGCGGCTTCAGCAAATTGCATTAAAAGAGACTCAGTTACTGGctgagaagaagaagacaaaGAATATCTTTGATGCGTACAAAAGGTTGAAGTCTCAATACAAATTTCTCTGTGCAAAGAGTGGCCTTACTGAGGAGAACATGCTTCCTCAAATCAAATTAGTAGCTGAAATTGGCTCAATAATGCATCAAAATAATCTAACAACTTCTCCCGGTAAGATTTATTGATCTTTTATTCTATGCATTTATGAAGGAATAGGAATATGCCCCGGAAAATTTTAGGGGGAGTTGTTTTCATTACCCAAATTTCATATCCTAAAAGAGAAATGAACTAAATTATCAAATTGAGTGGTGGTTTGCCATCAATCATGATTTAGATAGAAGGGTGCATTTGTTTATTAGACGCTTCAAATTGAAATCTAATGTAGTATTGAGTTTGTCCTGGGTTTTGCTGAACTCATCAGTATTCTGTGaggttttataattatattgaatGTTATACGAAAGCACAATCCTAACTCCAAATAGTCTGCCTTGTTGTTGCATATAATCACCTATGTTTCTATTATTCCGTCCATGGTTCTATGACTAAATAATCTTATATTTGTTGCTTGAAAATTCTAGATTTTGCTAGCAGACATCCAGATACTTCTACAGCTGCTTGTGAGATCAAGAAAGTGAAGATTGAAAATGACGTCAGTGATCTGTTGGAGGAAGATAAAGTAGTCAAATCAATTCCGACACCAAGCATCCATTCTCCTTCATCCATTCATATTGCTCCAAAATGCCTTCCTACTGCAAAATCTGCTCCTGTTATTGGTACAAAGCGGCCTGCATCTCGTTGGATAGCTACTAGGTCTCATCAAAACAGAGACGGTCCTGACCCTCATGATGATTTCCTGAATACCCCCCTTCAGAACCTTAGAAGGACCTTGAATAAAACCATGGAGGAAGATCATGATCTTCAAATTCCAATTCCAGTTCAGAAAGATTTGCATTCTGATAGTTCAGATGATGAAACGCAGGACATGAATGTTGTCCCTAGCCCAGAAAAGCAGCAGATGCCACTTTCAATGGCTGGCCAAAAAAGTTTCAAGTATGTTGAACCAGTTAGAAAGAAAGCTGAGCGGGATAATTTGAAAGGAGTTGAATGCAAACAGTGCAAGAAATTCTATGATGCAGTTCTTCCTAATGGAGGCAAGGATGCTGATGGTAATAAACAGAATTTCCGTTGTGAGCATCATGATGGTGTTTCTAGACATAGGTATAAGTATGTTCCGCCTTTGACTCCCGAAGGATTTTGGAATATTGGATTTGAATCTGAAATGTGAACTTGACTTTGGAACTTCTTTACTGAATGATCTGTTGTTGACAGTTCCATTACGAGAATTTGAGGTTTCAAGTAACCAACATGGTAACTAACTGAGAATTGTAATAAAGGTAATGTTTAGTCACTAGTGATAATTCTTCAAACATATGTTAAATTAGTGTTCCCCTGATAGGCATGCTAGAAGTCCTGTGAGGTTTGCCCATGAAAAGCTTGTTTCCTGGTTTCAAATGAGAACCCACCTCTGTTTTGATGTTTGTTGTTTCGGTTCATATTTGTCACCATGGTTTTAAGAATGGAGTAATTTCCTTACGTTttacaaagcaataatattcCTTCATCCGAGCTTCAAAATGTGGTCTTGTAGGTCACTGAGGTCCTTAGATGTCATATTGTTAAATCAAGAGAAATTCTGTGCTGAGTGAACCTTCGGAAACTCTTTAAAAAGGTTCCATTCTTCAGAAATTTTATGGTTTCAAAGTTCAAGCACGTGATTTTGCAATAAATTGCATTAGAACTATTTGAGGCTTATTTGATATTCTCGTCCATTGTTCAATTTTCTTATCTCTCTTTGCTATACTGCCAATGCCAATGTCGTAGTTCAAACATCTAACTCACAAGTCACTACTCACTACATTAGCATCAATCTAAGATCTCTGGATCTATTGTTTGGCTGTTCTCTTTCTATTATAAtttagcttatattatgtttatttTGCTTTGCTAATATGCTGTGATATGTGGTTCTTCCCAAGTTATGGTGCTAGTATCAAATCCTCTTTTGTTTTGCTGTTGTTTCTGCCTAGACCTGTATTCACTGACATGACATGGAATTGGTACGTTAAAGTGGTTAGGTAGCAAACTTGGAGTGTGTGAAATCTTGTAGCTGCATAATCTACTTAAACAGAAGGAACGCATACAACAAAATAGTTTTTCCATTTTCCGAATCGGACCAGACTATTGGTTTTAATATGTTACATTTAAAGTCtagaaggagaaaaaaaagaCCGAAATCGATCCCTCCTCGGTGATTTGGGTTCATACTGAACCAAATTATTTGATCAATTTTAATcttgaaaaatatcatatttcaagaaataaatgaatttaCTGAGTTTGTTCCATTCAAAGTCTAAAAAGAGAAGTACTCTTTTGttaataagataaaaaaatttactaaattttaggaattatactataaattatggatttaaatttatctttaaaattgtgacattataaattttaataggtttttattCGATTAAGATATGAATTATAATCAaatatgatatgaaaaatttcttataaaattttttaaacaaaattatttactttttattattatttccaatattaaataataaaaaaatcttaataagaTTTATGTGCACAAAGTTTAATTGTCCTAATAaggtttttaaaatatgaaaaatatattacaaaaattaaacaGAAAAAATTACTTTCTTAAATGgtagttttttttataaaaaaaattgattttttaaatgtttccagaaaatataaaaaaagttaaaagtatTTTATGCAAAATAAAGAGAATCCAAACATAATAATTTGTTAAAAATCTTAATTTGGTGGGTAAAGTCTTATAGTAATATTGATGATTAATGATTTCTAGTTTAATAATATTACAATATTTCATAGATGGATTAAATTTAGATTTGTTAAAATAATCTTCAGtttactttaaattaaaattttaatttttcaattttcttcatcaaattaaattaaatcaaaattcattAGAATTGAAATTGAGGAACCCTTCAATCTAATTCATTTCCTCACtccaaaattaatttgatttctgTTTACTCGTGCTTATATAGatctttaaaatttcaaattcaaaactctgatataacaaattaaaatagtaaaaataaatcatttttattatatagataaattttaacagtgttaatattttatttatcaccTATGACCGCCGGGTCTCATCCATCCTGGACCAGAACCGAGAAAATAGAGCCGGCTTAGAGTTCGCGAAATCCTTTAGGCCGAACAGCCCGGCTCCTCAGGTTTCGACTCAGAAACACGGAGCAAACTGGATCACATGTGAGTTCGGATCCAATGGGGAAAAATCCAACCCGGTGATGTGATTTGATAAAAGATAGCAGATCCAATCACTCCGCAGCCCTATCCGCATGTGCGCTGATAAATTAAATGGCATGATATGAAGAGAGACGCTTTCGTATATACAGATCTACGTGATAAAAACAGATGGCATCATAACAAAAAGACTGTTAGGCGTTACcaatagaaaaggaaaaaaaggagacacatattaaatatataattattatatgttcactttttttttatggatACCGACTGATCTCattaataagttttaaaatttaattgtttaatgaaattttattagtgcaaccaataattttatttttttttaaattatttttaaaatttaactgttacatttgaaataatattttttaaataaaagatttattaaaataaaatatgtaaaatacaaaaataaatataaaaaataggcACAATAGCTAGATTAATCTTTTCATGCATAGTGTCACAATCATAGAGTTTTCAGGGACCAAAGTGTAATTTTTCAACATTAGAATTCCCAGAAAGCAGTATTGGGataaattagtataaattaGTGGGAAGATAAGGGTCGAGACAATTTGTTGTAATTCCTTTCCATGTATTTATTTTGGGGGTGTTATATGAAATatgttgatgtctcctcctggaATAAGCCTATTTGtttctaaggctctttagggggagtgactagttggccaccagtgAGGACTGGGCCCAGCTAGCTATCGTAGGCCTACGGAGTCCTTAGATAGTGCCTCCACTCCTTGTAGACCATCCCCCCTATCTACAAGTTGTGAGAGGATCGTTgctatagttatgtaatgactattttgcccctgaaataaaataagtagcccaTTCATTAAATCACGATGTCGAGTTGTCATGTTTGATGTGCTGGTGTTGTTGTGATTATTCGTTGCTGATATTTGATTGAATATTTGTGGCTTAAACCCGCTTTTATGATAATAAGATGGGAGGTCCTAACCCAAATATTCCGTTATGCAGGTGTATGCCTGAATTTATtggctgacttggcttgaaaGGAGTTCAAACTAGGTGCTGCACGATTCTAGGCTAGTGCCAAAATCTGAAACCGTGACATTTGGTATCagaacaagaaagatctgcgagtAATATAAATGAATGACGAAAAGAAACTCTCGAGTGGATGCCCTGGAGAAAAGGGTTGAAGAGTTATTTGATTGGGTAAATGAGTGCCCAACCCAGGATCAGATGTCCTTTGCTTTTGAGCAACGAGATAAACGCATTGAGGCTTTAGAAAAGAAGAATGCCGACCTAGAAGAGAAAAATGAATACCTTCTAGCGATGGTAGCCAGATTCTTTAGGACAGAGGGTGGGCCAAAAGAGCATGAGGCCACCCAAATATCCTATTAGGAAAAATGTGggtgagtgtaacgacccggaaatccggaccgctaccggcactaggatccaggtcgacataaggccgccgggacccgtagcaatcctaacattcatcctgtaaacctgtttaatcccatacatgatcaacaacacacataaaaatttgaacttttctttccattcattcaccaaactcaacctgtacatgcactacacataaccataatcattaacccacactggagtcctcaataatgctccaatagggtaacatacatacattatatttgattttcaataatcatcattaaacattaagatcatgtactagaaagggattaacataatactatggtcaagcacaactctaaatcttcataagcattattacataacatttctatatcatacttttacatgactgtactcaacataacataacaacatttatcatgtccacactagttATTATATGACCATGACtttattactcttgctgacctcctggtctaccctgtacctgcaaacctgggggttaagggagaggggtgagctactagagctcagtgagcagaataataaaacgtatgatatcatggaatgcatcacagcataAACATTTCACGtcaaggatgaacttatcaccacttagccctctatacagtctaattatgccaggggcgtagtgcaggcacacctggacttctatagcataacatacatatccaatcatgccgggagcatagtgcaggctcacccggacttccatagtctgtcatgtcataccatataagggctaatggatcattcaacattcatccacatcaacaacataatgtgcaatgcgacatattcgtgaattctaatgcaagcaccctaatatatctcatggcattcatgatgcgtgaatcatgctaaaacgttcattatttactttgaaaacatagaaagttattccactcacctctggctagctctgacaagactcgaaagtagctatctcactgctggggtcctcggttcctcgggtccgaacctacacaggtggactcaaatgagggaccaaacatctatgatcatgactctaaaatactccccaaaaaccccctaaaacacctcaaaacatccatagaaaacatgcaaaggaaggctgaacagggcactttcggcggcaggttcggcggccgaaagtccctccagagccgaaagtcatgcaggttcggcggcaccttcggcggccgaaagtgccctccagagacgaaagtccatttttgggggcaggcttcgacagccgaaaggcttgcctcacagacaggttcggcagccgaaaatcctttcggctgccgaacctggtttctcccaaagggcagaaactcagctcttcaccgcacactttcctcccaaaccttccaatcaagcatccaactctctcaaagcatgcatacacacatacaacaacacttaggggtctcaaactatcataaatcccaactacaacacatcaaacatgcatatccaacacacattgtccatataatcacataaaacctaacaaagctcaactaacctaaacatgcatttctaccccctatgaatcaacttaaaacttacttaaaatataaaatgagttcaagatcggctcttacctcttgaagatcgagagagagacgacctaaacttggagaaccaaggaaaagagctcctgagtcttccaagcctcaaaacttgcttaaatgctcaaaaatcttcaaaacaaagtgaaatctcataaaaatcataaaagatttgtaggaagagacacaaaatcggcgagggacggtggagaactcaccttggccgaaaatggggagaaaagctcgcccattcggacaaggggacccttttataggtggctggccaggccactttcgggggcctaacgtgcctccgcatgcatgccatgttcggcggccgaacatgaggttcgacggccgaacatgaggttcgacggccgaacctggacttccctcacttatgccttcgggggcctaaagcactctcgaagtgcatgcatgttcggcggccgaacttgaggtttggctgccgaacctgagtcttcctctcaagagcattttcattcaaaacttaatttctttcttgcttaaaaccataaaatacattaaaacattttatgaaaacatggttttacccttctaggggttttcgacatccgagattccaccggacggtaggaatttcgatatcggagtctagccgggtattacagtgaggATGTGCCAAGAGAGCCTGAGGCCATCCAAAATCCCAGCAAGAAGAGTAGAGGTGAGGGTGTGCCAATAGAGAATGAGGCCACCTAAAAATCTTAGTGAGTGGTTTCGGGGAAAAGGGTAGACCAATAGAGCTTGAGGCCTCTCAATGCCCGAAGCGTTCTTGTAGCGCCCAATTgagaagagcagaggtgaggGTATGCTAATAGAGAATGAGGCCACCCAAAATCCTAGTGAGTGATTTCGGGGAAAGGGTAGGCCAATAGAGCTTGAGGCCTCCCAACGCCCGAAACGTTCTCGTAGTGCCCAATTGAGTAACTTGGAAAGCAGAAGTGTA
This region of Manihot esculenta cultivar AM560-2 chromosome 10, M.esculenta_v8, whole genome shotgun sequence genomic DNA includes:
- the LOC110624076 gene encoding 60S ribosomal protein L31 isoform X2, which produces MCSFIRDSTFKKKAPKAIKEIRKFAQKAMGTTDVRVDVKLNKQVWSRGIRSVPRRVRVRIARKRNDEEDAKEEFYSLVTVAEIPPEGLKGLGTKVIDEED
- the LOC110624476 gene encoding protein gamma response 1, coding for MEVGLQYSPKPGCPAEDDDLKYVSKLSTILVATIQEAKDRISQIEYIFCSQLYSNFQMKSKSLQKLYLEAKKEAEDSWKEKEKNLQLQIEKLLLEKQELLEEKLEKEKSLGELDNKINSLVLKETSLQVRVDELEQKVREKSKEVDDGMELHNRLLQLVQTKSSMILEKEKQLNDYEEKTNGLLAKLKSLEKKVEELEGELKRETLKVAEKKEIEKDLLKRINSLLSHLSDSAEKSERLEEDVSKLQRQLQKKTEEVEEGRVSKAQLLQQIDMDKLDILKQKQQLEKSENDKKLLLETVNALEEKMNELKENLSSCSKVAEEKDSYEKRLQQIALKETQLLAEKKKTKNIFDAYKRLKSQYKFLCAKSGLTEENMLPQIKLVAEIGSIMHQNNLTTSPDFASRHPDTSTAACEIKKVKIENDVSDLLEEDKVVKSIPTPSIHSPSSIHIAPKCLPTAKSAPVIGTKRPASRWIATRSHQNRDGPDPHDDFLNTPLQNLRRTLNKTMEEDHDLQIPIPVQKDLHSDSSDDETQDMNVVPSPEKQQMPLSMAGQKSFKYVEPVRKKAERDNLKGVECKQCKKFYDAVLPNGGKDADGNKQNFRCEHHDGVSRHRYKYVPPLTPEGFWNIGFESEM
- the LOC110624076 gene encoding 60S ribosomal protein L31 isoform X1, coding for MVERAGKGRKEEVITREYTINLHKRLHGCTFKKKAPKAIKEIRKFAQKAMGTTDVRVDVKLNKQVWSRGIRSVPRRVRVRIARKRNDEEDAKEEFYSLVTVAEIPPEGLKGLGTKVIDEED